A region from the Triticum aestivum cultivar Chinese Spring chromosome 3D, IWGSC CS RefSeq v2.1, whole genome shotgun sequence genome encodes:
- the LOC123076811 gene encoding probable F-box protein At1g44080: MEEPTAAGPDWSKLPPDVLTTVLGDLEFPDLFRTADVCTAWRATARALRRLGIYSRPQTPCLLYTTAAAGPRAAELFSLADKKAYRARLPDPPIGERNIIGSSHGWLVTADARSELHLLNPATGEQVALPSVATIEQVSPVLDREGNLERYDLSLHGDDPQPYGVDELRGVLYLKAVLSCDPALGDCTVVLIHNPYRDLSFARVGDDKWHWIPSAPREPPRYSDCIFGDDGALYAMDLLGGMYRYAIEGSCATRDMIFKETSPFVAYNGYLSKTSCGSVLQIWRVKRKTRGEQEEMHTVDIEVYMADIEKQQIVRVRTLGDYALFIGHNYTCCLSTQDYPRLLRNHVYFTDDDEYWLIDSKDNRRDVGILNLEDLSATDVVSPQPWLNWPIPVWITPSFNKIHK, translated from the coding sequence ATGGAGGAACCGACGGCGGCCGGCCCCGACTGGTCCAAGCTGCCGCCGGACGTCCTCACCACCGTCCTCGGTGACCTCGAGTTCCCGGATCTATTCCGCACCGCCGACGTCTGCACCGCCTGGCGGGCCAccgcccgcgccctccgccgcctcgGGATCTACAGCCGCCCCCAAACCCCCTGCCTCCTctacaccaccgccgccgccggcccccgcgCCGCCGAGCTCTTCAGCCTCGCCGACAAGAAGGCCTACAGGGCGCGCCTCCCCGACCCTCCCATCGGGGAGCGCAACATCATCGGCTCCTCGCACGGGTGGCTCGTCACCGCTGACGCCCGCTCCGAGCTCCACCTCCTCAACCCCGCCACCGGCGAGCAGGTCGCGCTCCCCTCCGTCGCCACCATCGAGCAGGTAAGCCCCGTCCTCGACCGCGAAGGCAACCTTGAAAGGTACGATCTTTCTCTCCATGGGGATGATCCGCAGCCCTATGGGGTGGACGAGCTCCGCGGAGTCCTCTATCTGAAGGCCGTGCTGTCCTGCGATCCCGCATTGGGGGATTGCACGGTCGTGCTGATTCACAATCCCTATAGGGATCTCTCGTTTGCGAGGGTCGGTGATGACAAGTGGCACTGGATACCTTCGGCACCTCGTGAACCGCCGCGGTACTCAGACTGCATATTTGGCGATGATGGTGCGCTCTACGCGATGGATCTCCTCGGCGGGATGTATCGCTATGCCATTGAAGGTTCTTGTGCCACCCGTGATATGATTTTCAAGGAAACTTCGCCATTCGTGGCATATAATGGATACCTATCCAAGACATCATGTGGCAGTGTGTTGCAAATATGGAGGGTCAAGAGGAAAACAAGGGGGGAGCAAGAAGAGATGCATACAGTTGATATTGAGGTGTACATGGCTGACATTGAGAAGCAGCAGATAGTTCGTGTGCGGACGTTGGGGGATTACGCGTTGTTCATTGGGCACAACTATACTTGTTGCCTTTCCACACAGGACTATCCAAGGCTTCTGCGGAACCATGTCTATTTTACGGACGATGACGAGTATTGGCTGATAGATTCGAAAGACAATCGTCGGGATGTTGGAATACTAAAtttggaggatttaagtgccactGATGTTGTATCTCCTCAACCATGGTTGAATTGGCCAATTCCCGTATGGATCACTCCAAGTTTTAATAAGATCCATAAATAG